The sequence CTCAACATCATTTTATGTGTTTCGCGACCGAAGCCAGACTTCTTGTAACCACCGAATGGCGCGTGAGCAGGGTATGCGTGGTAGCAGTTCACCCAAACTCTACCTGCTTGGATAGCGCGTGGCACTTGGTATAATTCGTGCGCATCGCGAGTCCAAACACCAGCACCTAAGCCGTAAGAGGTATCGTTTGCGATTTCGATAGCTTCTTCAGTTGTTTTGAAAGTTGTAACACAAACTACTGGTCCGAAGATTTCTTCTTGGAACACACGCATTTTGTTGTGGCCTTTCAAAATAGTTGGTTGGATGTAGTAACCGTTTTCCAAACCGCTGTTTTGGTGGAAAGCAGCACCGCCTGTAAGAACTACTGCACCTTCAGACTTACCGATTTCGATATAAGACAAGATTTTTTCGTATTGGTCTTTAGATGCTTGTGCGCCCATCATGGTGTCCATAGACAATGGGTTGCCCATTTTGATCGCTTGTACGCGAGCCACCATTCTTTCCAAGAATTTGTCGGCGATAGACTCATGTACCAAGATACGTGAAGGACAAGTACAAACTTCACCTTGGTTCAAAGCGAACAAAGTTGCACCTTCCAATGCTTTATCGAAGAACTCGTCGTCTGCGTCCATTACGCTTGGGAAGAAAATGTTTGGTGATTTGCCACCCAATTCCATTGTTACAGGAATGATATTTTCTGAAGCGTATTGCATGATAAGACGGCCAGTAGTTGTTTCGCCAGTGAAACCAACTTTAGCGATACGCGTAGAAGTAGCCAAAGGCTTACCAGCTTCCAAACCGAAACCGTTTACTACGTTAAGAACGCCAGCAGGGATAAGGTCGCCGATTAGTTCCATCAATACCATGATACCAGTTGGAGTTTGTTCAGCTGGTTTCAACACGATACAACAACCAGCAGCCAAAGCAGGAGCCAATTTCCAAGCAGCCATCAACAATGGGAAGTTCCAAGGAATGATTTGAGCGATAACACCCAAAGGCTCATGCACATTGATAGACACTGTAAATTCGTCTAATTCAGTAGCAGTACCTTCTTCCGCACGGA is a genomic window of Flexibacter flexilis DSM 6793 containing:
- a CDS encoding aldehyde dehydrogenase family protein, producing the protein MATLTAPSPAVARPAFKDKYDNFIGGKWVAPANGNYFDNVSPLDGKVFTKAARSTKEDIELALDAAHAAFDSFAKSSVTFRSNMLLKIADRIEANLDYLAAVETVDNGKPLRETTYADLPLVVDHFRYFAGVIRAEEGTATELDEFTVSINVHEPLGVIAQIIPWNFPLLMAAWKLAPALAAGCCIVLKPAEQTPTGIMVLMELIGDLIPAGVLNVVNGFGLEAGKPLATSTRIAKVGFTGETTTGRLIMQYASENIIPVTMELGGKSPNIFFPSVMDADDEFFDKALEGATLFALNQGEVCTCPSRILVHESIADKFLERMVARVQAIKMGNPLSMDTMMGAQASKDQYEKILSYIEIGKSEGAVVLTGGAAFHQNSGLENGYYIQPTILKGHNKMRVFQEEIFGPVVCVTTFKTTEEAIEIANDTSYGLGAGVWTRDAHELYQVPRAIQAGRVWVNCYHAYPAHAPFGGYKKSGFGRETHKMMLSHFRQNKNMLISYNKNKLGFF